GACCAAAAACGAACATCGGTTGCAGCGAAAGGCGTTGTCACGGGCGGCATCGCGGTAGGGCTTGCTCTGTTTATGGCCCTGACGGCCAACTCCGTGGCCCTCTGGGCTGATTTTGCTGCAACAGGCCTGGATTTTTTGGCGATAGCCATCGCCTGGTGGGGTCTGCGTAAAGCCGAGGCGGGGAAAACGGGCTTTTTCAATTACGGATTTGGCAGATTCGAAAGCCTTCTGAGCATCGGAATCGCCTTGCTCATGGTCATATCCTTCTTGTGCATCCTCGGTGCCGTCGTTGTTCGCTTAAACAACCCGGTGCCCTTACGCGGTATCGGTGTTTTTATCGGTGTTATCCTTCATTCCATTTTCGGCGTCATCAACACCAAACTGGCCGTGCAAAGCGCCCTTCTGGAAAAAAGGGAAAAAACAGCCCTCATATCAGCCCAAAAGCGCATCTTCATCATCAAGGCAACAGCCAATATCTGCATGTTTGCTGCGTTGAGTTCATCATACTTGTTAAGCCCTTACCCCTGGTCTTATTACTTTGATCCTGCGGCGGCGATTCTGATATCGGCCATGCTTCTGGCAGGAGCAACAAAGGTGTTCAATTTCTCCGTGCGCGATTTGCTCGATTGCGCCATAGAAGAGCAATCTCAGCTCCTTATCATCAGGGCCATGGTGCATCACTTCGATCAGTATGAACAGATACACGAAATACGCACCCGCAATGCCGGAGGAAAAGTGTATGTCGAAATTTTTCTGGAATTTGATCCGGAAGCGAAACACTCATCGGTGATGCGCACCATTCAATCAATAAGCCGGGAAATCAAAAACGATCTCGGCTTTGCCGAAGTCCTGGTCATTCCGGCCAGCAAGAACGGATAAACCTGTCCCCCGCTATCCTGTCGTAACCTG
The Deltaproteobacteria bacterium DNA segment above includes these coding regions:
- a CDS encoding cation diffusion facilitator family transporter produces the protein MGEPKEFDQKRTSVAAKGVVTGGIAVGLALFMALTANSVALWADFAATGLDFLAIAIAWWGLRKAEAGKTGFFNYGFGRFESLLSIGIALLMVISFLCILGAVVVRLNNPVPLRGIGVFIGVILHSIFGVINTKLAVQSALLEKREKTALISAQKRIFIIKATANICMFAALSSSYLLSPYPWSYYFDPAAAILISAMLLAGATKVFNFSVRDLLDCAIEEQSQLLIIRAMVHHFDQYEQIHEIRTRNAGGKVYVEIFLEFDPEAKHSSVMRTIQSISREIKNDLGFAEVLVIPASKNG